Proteins from a single region of Apium graveolens cultivar Ventura chromosome 7, ASM990537v1, whole genome shotgun sequence:
- the LOC141671092 gene encoding putative methyltransferase PMT21, with protein sequence MKHKDGKLIHDKNTRIVPITVLLIVLCGFSFYLGKIYCPEKDRILANDVAKAVESSKTAAPISLQVKSVSFSDCGIDYQDYTPCTDPKRWRKYGVHRLTFMERHCPPLFEKKECLVPPPDGYKTPIKWPTSKNECWYRNVPYDWINKQKSNQHWLQKEGEKFRFPGGGTMFPNGVGAYVDLMQDLIPGMKDGTIRTAIDTGCGVASWGGDLLDRGILTVSLAPRDNHEAQVQFALERGIPAILGIISTQRLPFPSNSFDMAHCSRCLIPWTEFGGIYLLEVHRILRPGGFWVLSGPPVNYENRWRGWNTTIADQKSDYDELQKLLKSMCFKLFDKKDDIAVWQKSSDNSCYKQLDNPDVYPPKCDDGTEPDSAWYTPLRPCVVVPNQKRKLALPSLPKWPERLHSAPERVADVRGGSDGTFNHDDSKWKVRTKHYKKLLPAIGTDKIRNVMDMNTLYGGFAASVIDDPLWVMNVVSSYSENTLPVVYDRGLIGTYHDWCEAFSTYPRTYDLLHVDSLFTSESHRCDMKFVLLEMDRILRPNGYAIIRESIYFTDAITTMAKGMKWSCHTEDNEYGVEKEKVLICQKKLWYSKQSS encoded by the exons ATGAAGCACAAGGATGGAAAACTGATACATGACAAAAATACAAGGATAGTCCCCATAACAGTACTCCTGATTGTTTTATGTGGATTTTCTTTCTACCTTGGTAAAATCTATTGTCCAGAGAAAGACAGGATATTGGCTAACGACGTTGCCAAGGCAGTGGAATCATCGAAGACAGCTGCTCCCATATCATTGCAAGTGAAATCTGTTTCCTTTTCTGATTGTGGAATTGATTATCAAGATTACACTCCATGCACGGATCCTAAG AGATGGAGGAAGTATGGTGTTCATCGTCTAACATTTATGGAACGCCATTGCCCTCCCCTTTTTGAGAAAAAGGAATGTTTGGTTCCCCCACCTGACGGTTACAAGACCCCAATCAAGTGGCCTACAAGCAAAAATGAGTGTTGGTACAG GAATGTGCCATATGATTGGATTAACAAGCAGAAGTCTAATCAGCACTGGCTGCAGAAAGAAGGAGAGAAGTTTCGTTTTCCTGGTGGAGGCACTATGTTCCCCAACGGGGTTGGTGCTTATGTCGATTTGATGCAAGATCTAATCCCTGGAATGAAAGATGGGACTATCCGGACTGCCATTGATACTGGATGTGGG GTTGCTAGCTGGGGAGGTGATTTACTTGATCGAGGGATATTAACCGTTTCTCTTGCTCCAAGAGATAACCATGAGGCTCAAGTCCAATTTGCTTTGGAACGTGGAATTCCTGCAATTCTAGGGATTATTTCAACACAGCGACTACCTTTCCCTTCAAACTCATTTGATATGGCTCATTGCTCAAGATGCCTTATCCCATGGACAGAATTTG GTGGAATTTACCTTCTCGAAGTTCACCGTATACTTCGTCCAGGAGGATTCTGGGTTCTATCTGGCCCACCAGTGAACTACGAGAACCGTTGGAGGGGTTGGAACACTACTATTGCAGACCAAAAATCTGATTATGATGAGTTGCAAAAATTACTCAAGTCAATGTGCTTTAAATTATTTGACAAAAAAGATGATATTGCTGTGTGGCAGAAGTCTTCAGACAATAGCTGCTATAAGCAACTTGACAACCCAGACGTATACCCGCCTAAATGTGACGACGGAACTGAACCTGATTCAGCATGGTACACCCCACTCAGACCTTGTGTTGTTGTTCCAAACCAAAAGAGGAAGCTAGCACTACCTTCCCTTCCCAAATGGCCCGAAAGGTTGCACAGTGCTCCAGAACGTGTTGCCGATGTTCGTGGTGGCAGTGATGGTACTTTTAATCATGATGACAGTAAATGGAAGGTACGAACAAAGCACTACAAGAAGTTGCTTCCAGCAATTGGTACAGATAAGATAAGAAATGTAATGGACATGAATACACTTTACGGAGGATTTGCTGCTTCTGTAATTGATGATCCCTTGTGGGTGATGAATGTAGTCTCCTCCTATTCTGAAAATACTCTTCCGGTAGTCTACGACAGGGGCCTCATTGGAACCTACCATGACTG GTGTGAGGCTTTTTCAACATACCCTCGAACTTACGatctacttcatgttgatagtCTCTTTACTTCTGAAAGTCATAG ATGTGATATGAAGTTTGTGCTACTAGAAATGGATAGAATTCTTCGACCAAACGGATATGCAATAATCCGCGAGTCAATCTACTTCACAGATGCAATTACAACCATGGCCAAGGGCATGAAATGGAGCTGTCATACAGAAGACAACGAGTACGGTGTAGAAAAGGAGAAGGTGTTGATTTGCCAGAAGAAGCTGTGGTACTCTAAACAAAGCTCTTGA